In the Telopea speciosissima isolate NSW1024214 ecotype Mountain lineage chromosome 2, Tspe_v1, whole genome shotgun sequence genome, one interval contains:
- the LOC122652668 gene encoding probable 2-oxoglutarate-dependent dioxygenase SLC1: MTGLIVAENKREDDSSSGSQYQKGVKHLCENGITIVPNKYVLPLPERPINATSEEGNHIQLPIINFAQLQGPDRQQVLNTLSKACEEYGIFQVINHGIPINVISSMIDVSKEFFELPYDEREKYMTSDLSAPVRYGTSFNQTKDGVFCWRDFLKLVCNSSTSDILACWPSSPVDLRQLVFTYSKQTKSLFDMLMKAILESLGLVENENEDHFLQQFQDGSQLMFINFFPSCPEPELTLGMPPHSDYGSLTLVLQDEVEGLQIQHQGNWFTVKQIPNSFVVNVGDHLEIFSNGRYKSVLHRVLVNSTRSRISVASLHSLSFETVVQPAPKLINESNPRRYKDTDFAAFLKYLSSCESKKKNFLESRKFTSIERN; encoded by the exons ATGACTGGTTTGATTGTAGCTGAGAACAAGAGAGAAGATGATTCCTCATCAGGGAGCCAATACCAAAAAGGAGTGAAACATCTATGTGAGAATGGCATTACAATTGTCCCAAACAAGTATGTATTGCCTTTACCAGAGAGACCCATTAATGCCACTTCTGAAGAAGGTAACCATATTCAGTTGCCCATCATCAATTTTGCTCAGTTACAAGGCCCTGACAGACAACAAGTTCTTAATACCTTATCAAAAGCTTGTGAAGAATATGGGATTTTTCAG GTGATCAATCATGGAATTCCAATCAATGTTATAAGTAGTATGATTGATGTGAGTAAAGAGTTCTTTGAGCTTCCTTATGATGAGAGGGAAAAGTATATGACATCAGATTTGAGTGCACCTGTTCGATATGGAACAAGCTTTAATCAGACTAAAGATGGGGTTTTTTGTTGGAGAGATTTCTTAAAGCTTGTCTGCAATTCTTCTACTTCGGATATCCTTGCTTGTTGGCCTTCCTCACCTGTGGACTTGAG GCAATTGGTGTTTACTTATTCtaaacaaaccaaatccttgTTTGACATGCTTATGAAGGCCATCCTAGAGAGCCTAGGATTGGTAgagaatgaaaatgaagatCATTTCTTACAACAATTCCAAGATGGAAGCCAGCTAATGTTTATCAATTTCTTCCCATCCTGCCCTGAACCTGAACTTACTTTAGGAATGCCTCCTCATTCTGACTATGGTTCCCTCACCCTTGTTCTTCAAGATGAAGTTGAAGGTCTTCAGATACAACACCAAGGAAACTGGTTCACTGTCAAACAAATCCCCAACTCTTTCGTCGTAAACGTCGGCGATCATCTTGAGATATTCAGCAATGGAAGATATAAGAGTGTGTTACATAGGGTTCTTGTGAACTCTACAAGGTCTCGTATATCAGTGGCTTCATTACATAGCTTGTCATTTGAGACAGTAGTTCAACCAGCTCCCAAATTGATCAATGAATCTAATCCAAGACGTTACAAGGATACAGATTTTGCTGCTTTCCTTAAATACTTATCATCTTgtgaatcaaagaagaagaattttcttGAGTCTAGGAAGTTTACTTCAATTGAAAGAAATTAA